The region CCTTGTTCCGTTTTTTGTCGCGGTGAAAGATAAACCCGCCGACAAAAAAGATTCCGAAAACAAAGAAGAGCAGGCCGGCGATCGTCTGGGACGCCGTACCGGGAAAGGGCGGATTCACGATGCCGAACAGGGAGTCCCGCATCAGCTTTACGCCCCACGCGGCAAGAATGCCGGGCACGAGGAGAATGAGGAAGGCAACGGTTCTCATCATGGCGAATTTTCCTTTCCGATAAAAGGTGCTCAAAAAAAGCATAATGGAAAAGGGAAAATTGTCAAGGCAAGGGACTTCGATTACAATAGTGCTATGAAAAAATTTTCATAGGGCAAAGTTGGTGGTAGCTTGCAAAACGTGATGATCATCGGCGGCGGCCAAGGGGGGACGGCCATTTTCGACATCCTGAACCAGTCGGAAATGTTGCGGGTGAAAGCCGTCGCGGATATCCGTCCCGAGGCCCCGGCCCTTTTAAAGGCGAAGGAGCAGGGGATATTGACGGGGAAAGATTGGAAGACCCTGTTGACGGATGAGATCGACATCGTCATCGACGTGACCGGAGACGAGCAGGTCCATCGCGCCCTTTTGGCCGAAAAAAGGGGATTTACGATCATCCCGGGAAGCATCGCCTATGTCATCGTCAAGCTGATCCACGAGAAGGAAGCCTTGATCCGCCAATTGAAAAACCAGGCCCGAAAGAACGAACTGATCATTCAGTCCATCAACGACGGGATGATCATTATCGACGCGGAGGGAACGATCACCGCCTTCAACCGGGCGGCCGAGCGGATGACGGGGATCGGCGGGAAAGATGCCATCGGAAAACCGATCGATCAGGTGATCCCCTCCAGCGACCTGCCCCAGACCCTTGCGGCAAAAATTCCCGCGATCCATGAAAAATACACCTTCCCCAACGGCACGAAGGTGATCGCCTCGCGAATCCCCATCCTCGATGACGGCGGAAGGGTGCTCGGGGCCTTTGCCGTATTCAAGGACGTCACCGAGCTCGTCAGCCTGGCGGAGGAAGTGACCAATCTGAAAGAGGTCCGGACGCTTCTGGAGGCCATTATCCAGTCCAGCAACGACGCGATTTCGGTCGTCGATGAAAAGGGATTGGGCATCATGGTGAACCCGGCCTATACCCGCCTGACCGGACTGAAAGAAGAAGACGTGATCGGAAAGCCGGCGACCATCGACATCTCCGAAGGGGAAAGCATGCATAT is a window of Caldibacillus debilis DSM 16016 DNA encoding:
- a CDS encoding DUF2627 domain-containing protein; translated protein: MMRTVAFLILLVPGILAAWGVKLMRDSLFGIVNPPFPGTASQTIAGLLFFVFGIFFVGGFIFHRDKKRNKVQKRFKKR